From one Flavobacteriales bacterium genomic stretch:
- a CDS encoding PorT family protein — protein sequence MRFLITVLCAFVACMASAQHGPRIGIGLATRGPGVFGGSKADMLPGPLFGWYFEAPLHPQVALMPELLWMTKGALVRVPASGLSTVFTLRYIEVPLVLKISTDRKPNGLFILAGPGLGWFVRGREQRFLNGQLTFDEPVALADNERRSQFSITLGFGMEGQRWGFDARGQSSTGLLDPVVRPQNQVYMLTAYFRFNNPKPPPASDKEKLED from the coding sequence ATGCGCTTCCTCATCACCGTTCTCTGCGCCTTCGTGGCTTGCATGGCTTCGGCGCAGCATGGGCCGCGCATCGGCATCGGCCTCGCCACCCGAGGACCAGGCGTTTTCGGCGGGAGCAAGGCCGACATGCTGCCCGGCCCCTTGTTCGGCTGGTACTTCGAGGCGCCCTTGCACCCGCAGGTAGCCCTGATGCCGGAGTTGCTTTGGATGACCAAGGGTGCCTTGGTCCGTGTACCAGCATCAGGCCTCAGCACCGTTTTCACCCTGCGCTACATCGAGGTGCCGCTGGTGCTGAAGATCTCCACCGACCGCAAGCCCAATGGCCTGTTCATCCTCGCTGGGCCCGGCCTCGGCTGGTTCGTGCGCGGCCGCGAGCAGCGCTTCTTGAACGGCCAGCTCACCTTCGATGAACCAGTCGCACTTGCGGATAACGAGCGCCGATCGCAGTTCAGCATCACCTTGGGATTCGGCATGGAAGGGCAACGCTGGGGATTCGATGCGCGGGGGCAATCGAGCACTGGACTACTGGATCCCGTTGTGCGCCCGCAGAACCAGGTATACATGCTCACGGCGTACTTCCGCTTCAATAATCCGAAGCCA